From the genome of Bacillota bacterium, one region includes:
- a CDS encoding ABC transporter permease subunit produces MGSTTGSRVMKVYSWLIYFYLYVPILILVVFSFNTSRLNAVWKGFTLQWYVKLFNDGPLLQAAKNSLIIAVVSTLAATIIGTLTAFAVHRHRFPGKRVLEAVIYVPIIIPEIVMGISLLAFFAAVRIPLGLTTIIIAHIAFNISFVAVVVRSRLYGFDHTLEEAAADLGANEWNTFRRVTFPLVFPGILAGALLAFTLSLDDFVITFFTAGPGSTTLPLRIYSMVKFGVSPEVNALSTFILTLTLTLLVISQRMQRV; encoded by the coding sequence CCCATCCTCATCCTGGTGGTGTTTTCCTTCAACACCTCCCGCCTGAACGCAGTGTGGAAGGGGTTCACCCTGCAGTGGTACGTCAAGCTGTTCAATGACGGTCCCCTGCTCCAGGCGGCCAAGAACAGCCTGATCATCGCCGTCGTGTCCACCCTGGCCGCGACCATCATCGGCACCCTGACGGCATTCGCCGTCCACCGCCACCGGTTCCCGGGAAAGCGGGTGCTGGAGGCGGTGATCTACGTCCCCATCATCATCCCCGAGATCGTCATGGGCATCTCCCTGCTCGCCTTCTTCGCGGCGGTGCGCATACCGCTGGGGTTAACGACTATCATCATCGCCCACATCGCCTTCAACATCTCGTTCGTGGCCGTGGTGGTGCGATCGCGACTGTACGGGTTCGACCACACCCTGGAGGAGGCGGCGGCGGACCTGGGAGCCAACGAGTGGAACACCTTCCGCCGGGTCACGTTTCCCCTCGTGTTTCCGGGCATACTGGCCGGGGCCCTGCTGGCCTTCACCCTTTCCCTGGACGACTTCGTGATCACCTTCTTCACGGCCGGACCCGGTTCCACCACGCTTCCCCTGCGGATCTACTCCATGGTCAAGTTCGGTGTCAGCCCGGAAGTGAATGCTCTCTCCACTTTCATTCTCACGCTGACCCTGACCCTTCTCGTCATCTCGCAGCGGATGCAGCGAGTCTGA